The Nitrospira sp. sequence CCAGATCAGCATGACAACAATGAAGACTCTCACGCAGTCCTTTGTGTTTCTCATCTCGTTCCACCAATCATGGAATACCCGCCTCCTTCATTTTCAGACCTATTTCGACAGTTCAGTTATCCCGGTCACAAACCGCCGAACAGAATATTCGAGCTTCAGAGTATCGCTTTGGACCAAAGCTGAATGTTTCATCGCTTCAAGCCGGTCAGGAGAAGATAGGAGCACTCCTATCGCTTCGGCGTAATGCAATGTATCCATCCTGGTGATGACGCCATTGCGCTCGGTCAGATAATCGAGTTCGGGTGAATGACCGGGAAAGTCCGTAGTGACCAGTGGCAATCCGAACGCAAATCCGTGAACGATGGCAAGCCCCACTAGACCAGGAATCACTAATAGATCGGATAGTGAACAGTACGCCGCTGTTTCTTTGGGATCTACAATCTCTCCAAAGAAATGCACGTCTTGAAGTTCGAGATCTCTTGCCATGTGCTGTAACCGGTTACGTTCTTCCCCATCTCCAATGATCAGGAGCGCTACATCTGGGTAAGACTTCTTCAAGATCGCAAACGCCTCTAGGAGAAAGTCTGCTTTCTTCTCAGCGTACAACCGTCCTAAAAATAGCAGTACATGTTTTCCTTCCAACATCAGCTTGCGCCTGAGATCCATGCGTTGCGCTTTGCTGAGCTCTGCATGTGCCCTGTGCAGCTCTTCAACATCGATGGTGTTGTAATAGGGAATCGCCCACCCTTGAGGGACTCCGCGATCCCGCCAATAGTCGGCGCCCTTGACTGTATAGGTGATTAAGCCGTCTCCCCCTCTGGTCATGAATC is a genomic window containing:
- a CDS encoding glycosyltransferase family 4 protein, which produces MAPQELQCLTVPYLWAKRKRVCKTWIWWGHGYNFQAKLRPSVVTTIKEILKGFMTRGGDGLITYTVKGADYWRDRGVPQGWAIPYYNTIDVEELHRAHAELSKAQRMDLRRKLMLEGKHVLLFLGRLYAEKKADFLLEAFAILKKSYPDVALLIIGDGEERNRLQHMARDLELQDVHFFGEIVDPKETAAYCSLSDLLVIPGLVGLAIVHGFAFGLPLVTTDFPGHSPELDYLTERNGVITRMDTLHYAEAIGVLLSSPDRLEAMKHSALVQSDTLKLEYSVRRFVTGITELSK